Proteins co-encoded in one Melioribacteraceae bacterium genomic window:
- a CDS encoding TonB-dependent receptor, with amino-acid sequence MKKNIIRIVKMTAYYSLLGFFLQGFIFNLIFAFTPSEGQNLSQIKVTVNLNKVSFESALQHIEKQSSLKFFYVKDEIPVDEKVTIDVTNESLYDVLKTLASQYNLVFQRINSQIVIKKGTSYEREDELVVQGNGAIRGRITDSRTGEGLIGANILIQGTSLGTTTDDRGNYRLEKLDAGTYTVVVQYLGYLTRTESVNVVENRTVEINFQLEQSEIQMSEVVVTTSTVIPTPVKKLPNTISVVTARDLERMNPTNVAEVVRLAVPGAFYSDEGVGTTYGAFSVRGVSSIQGAASTLKVYVDGVEVSDPAYVTYMDPSSIQRVEVVPGPQASTIYGSRAISGVMQIFTKQGVQGRTRLSGKVGMKTMDGKYVGNKTPLGQESSLNAMGGFSIFNFNAGVNYKNEPQWIDLFEEQALNLSGSGRFNTGDFSGGVSITYSKRNNVSGWDPLTYKRDKELNRPLTAPNRVTESTYGTYSLNLIYKAAENWTHNLTAGYNALSRFSYDRSPNATTKLYSVSESTDQRYSMAYNTSYQFDINEMFNSAITAGLDWTEYSLPFFSGNVADRQNYEFVDSNPGKKKNFGFFAQTQTSYNDFLFLTAGLRADKRPSAAEEPYTWSPRLGLSGVYEMEDWMFKGRIAWGQSVIVPDERYIAGAETATSVVLPNLNLLSQVQRGYELGADVYYMNLFTVSLTYFDQRPLDLIEMVNLGRDSQNRVMYQYQNLSEVKNQGFEIKGIFNPLSWLTFNVNYGKTTSTVLKLGPNYTGTLKVGGEIVGRPEYTISTNIEITPVEGTTITLSAFRFGEWIAADFYGYLYDVYGGKYNAAVKPYPNGYYITYPSFTKINAGVTQRISETLSGYLQIDNLTNDDSFERINTAVTQPRTVTIGVMFNGLTL; translated from the coding sequence ATGAAAAAAAACATTATACGGATAGTCAAAATGACGGCTTATTATTCACTTCTGGGGTTCTTTCTTCAAGGCTTTATTTTCAATCTCATTTTTGCATTCACCCCCAGTGAAGGCCAGAATCTGTCTCAAATCAAAGTAACCGTAAACCTTAATAAAGTATCTTTCGAATCCGCTCTTCAGCATATCGAAAAACAATCGAGCCTGAAATTTTTCTACGTTAAAGATGAAATCCCCGTCGATGAAAAAGTTACCATCGATGTTACTAATGAATCCCTCTACGATGTTTTGAAAACTCTTGCTTCTCAGTATAATCTCGTCTTCCAGAGAATTAACAGTCAGATAGTTATCAAAAAAGGAACAAGTTATGAAAGGGAAGACGAACTCGTTGTACAGGGGAATGGTGCCATTAGAGGCAGGATTACAGATTCCCGAACCGGCGAAGGTCTTATCGGCGCTAATATTTTAATTCAGGGAACGTCTCTTGGAACTACAACCGACGACAGAGGCAATTACCGCCTGGAAAAATTGGATGCCGGTACATATACCGTCGTTGTTCAGTATCTTGGATATCTGACGCGTACCGAATCCGTAAATGTCGTTGAAAATAGAACTGTCGAAATTAACTTCCAGCTCGAACAGTCTGAAATACAGATGTCAGAAGTAGTTGTTACTACAAGTACGGTTATTCCAACTCCTGTTAAGAAACTGCCGAATACAATCAGCGTTGTTACTGCGCGCGACCTCGAAAGAATGAATCCTACTAACGTTGCGGAAGTTGTAAGGCTTGCCGTTCCCGGAGCGTTCTATTCGGACGAAGGTGTAGGTACAACTTACGGCGCTTTTTCAGTTCGCGGTGTCTCATCTATTCAGGGAGCTGCCTCAACTCTTAAAGTTTATGTTGACGGAGTTGAAGTTTCCGATCCGGCTTATGTAACTTATATGGACCCGAGTTCTATTCAGCGTGTGGAAGTTGTGCCGGGTCCCCAGGCTTCAACTATTTACGGCTCACGTGCTATTAGCGGTGTTATGCAGATTTTTACAAAACAGGGTGTGCAGGGTAGAACGAGATTGTCTGGAAAGGTCGGCATGAAGACTATGGACGGCAAATATGTCGGAAATAAAACTCCCCTCGGTCAGGAAAGCTCTCTTAATGCAATGGGCGGCTTCAGCATTTTTAATTTTAATGCCGGTGTGAATTACAAGAATGAACCTCAATGGATCGATCTTTTTGAAGAACAGGCGCTTAATTTATCCGGCTCGGGTAGATTTAATACGGGCGATTTTTCAGGCGGGGTATCAATCACTTATTCAAAAAGAAATAATGTTAGCGGGTGGGATCCTTTAACCTATAAACGCGATAAAGAATTAAACCGGCCTTTAACCGCGCCAAACCGCGTTACGGAAAGTACATATGGAACTTACTCACTTAACTTAATCTATAAAGCTGCTGAAAACTGGACACATAACTTAACTGCCGGTTATAATGCATTATCCAGATTTAGCTATGATCGAAGTCCGAATGCTACTACGAAACTTTATTCGGTTAGTGAAAGCACCGATCAGAGATATTCAATGGCTTACAATACATCCTATCAATTTGATATTAATGAGATGTTCAATTCCGCAATAACAGCCGGTTTGGACTGGACAGAATATTCATTGCCTTTCTTCTCCGGAAACGTTGCGGACAGACAGAATTATGAATTTGTCGATTCGAATCCCGGAAAGAAGAAGAACTTCGGATTCTTTGCACAGACTCAGACTTCTTACAACGATTTCCTCTTTTTAACTGCAGGTCTGCGCGCAGATAAACGCCCCTCTGCTGCCGAGGAACCTTATACATGGTCGCCGCGACTCGGTTTGAGCGGTGTCTATGAGATGGAGGACTGGATGTTCAAAGGTAGAATTGCGTGGGGTCAGTCGGTTATCGTTCCGGATGAAAGATATATAGCCGGTGCAGAGACTGCAACTTCGGTTGTACTCCCTAATCTGAATTTATTGTCTCAGGTTCAAAGAGGATATGAATTAGGCGCCGATGTTTACTATATGAATCTTTTCACAGTAAGTTTAACTTACTTTGATCAAAGGCCGCTCGACCTTATTGAAATGGTTAACCTCGGACGGGATAGCCAGAACCGTGTTATGTATCAGTATCAGAATTTAAGTGAAGTTAAAAACCAGGGATTTGAAATTAAAGGAATCTTTAACCCTTTAAGCTGGTTAACCTTCAATGTTAATTATGGAAAAACAACAAGTACTGTATTAAAACTTGGTCCGAATTATACAGGTACGCTTAAAGTAGGAGGAGAAATAGTTGGACGGCCCGAATACACAATCTCCACAAATATTGAAATCACTCCAGTCGAAGGAACGACTATTACTCTTAGTGCATTCAGATTCGGTGAGTGGATCGCGGCTGACTTCTACGGATATCTCTATGATGTTTACGGCGGAAAATATAATGCTGCTGTAAAACCGTATCCGAACGGGTATTATATTACTTATCCGTCATTCACCAAGATTAACGCCGGTGTCACTCAAAGAATTTCTGAAACACTCTCCGGATATCTCCAGATCGATAATCTTACTAACGACGATAGCTTTGAGAGAATCAATACTGCGGTTACTCAGCCCCGGACAGTTACAATCGGTGTTATGTTTAACGGATTAACATTATAA
- a CDS encoding TlpA disulfide reductase family protein, producing the protein MIKIKKLSLVRFLLVLSVIILQACGSGDSNNFVINGKASGLEGANIILLHSLKPGKVDTLGRAIVKDGQFNISGELQSPVFARLVISSPQYYSSFWLPPSEVEIDLDTARVDEGMGKSLIPLVKGSVEQEVYDSFSDQYDLISRDIRNESKLLQKTTDPEEKKKITEKIDKLRDELTEKSNGMILDFVKKNNSSVVSAYLMARILNDQYHKVETLQSVMDNFTPEVKLSPYYLENRDELDLLMRIQPGKPAPDFSLPDMQGNDFQFSSLKGKVVLIDFWASWCKPCIASIPAMKNIYNTYKEKGFEILGLSNDSKKDAWLKSIEINTIPWKNVVDRFPQPPAPFGPAEVATLYGISYLPTTILVDREGIIIAKNLHAEELETKLKEIFKN; encoded by the coding sequence ATGATTAAAATTAAAAAGTTAAGTTTAGTCCGCTTCCTGCTGGTTCTATCAGTAATTATTTTGCAGGCCTGCGGTTCCGGTGATAGTAATAATTTTGTTATTAACGGAAAAGCATCGGGACTCGAAGGCGCAAATATCATTCTGCTTCATTCTCTTAAACCGGGAAAGGTGGACACACTTGGCCGGGCAATTGTTAAGGACGGTCAGTTTAATATTTCAGGAGAACTTCAATCCCCGGTCTTTGCACGTTTAGTTATCTCTTCTCCGCAATATTACTCATCCTTCTGGCTTCCTCCTTCGGAAGTTGAAATTGATCTTGATACCGCAAGGGTTGATGAAGGTATGGGCAAATCTTTAATTCCTCTTGTTAAAGGATCCGTTGAGCAGGAAGTATATGATTCTTTTTCAGATCAGTATGACCTGATCTCGCGGGATATCAGAAATGAAAGCAAACTGCTTCAAAAAACAACCGACCCTGAGGAAAAGAAAAAAATCACCGAGAAAATTGATAAACTCAGAGATGAACTGACTGAAAAATCGAACGGAATGATTCTCGATTTTGTAAAGAAGAATAACTCCTCTGTTGTATCTGCTTACTTAATGGCCAGAATATTAAATGACCAGTACCACAAAGTAGAAACTCTGCAGTCGGTTATGGATAATTTTACTCCTGAAGTAAAATTATCCCCGTATTATCTGGAGAATAGGGATGAACTTGACCTGCTGATGCGGATTCAACCCGGTAAACCTGCCCCTGATTTCTCGCTTCCCGATATGCAGGGGAATGATTTCCAGTTCTCTTCTCTAAAAGGCAAGGTCGTCTTGATCGATTTCTGGGCCTCCTGGTGTAAACCTTGTATCGCCTCTATTCCCGCAATGAAAAACATATATAATACGTACAAGGAAAAAGGATTTGAAATTCTCGGCCTCTCTAACGATAGTAAAAAAGATGCCTGGCTTAAGTCGATTGAAATCAATACAATTCCATGGAAAAACGTTGTTGACCGATTTCCTCAGCCGCCGGCTCCTTTCGGACCCGCTGAAGTAGCTACACTCTACGGAATTTCCTATCTCCCCACAACAATTCTTGTAGATAGAGAAGGAATTATTATTGCTAAAAACCTCCATGCGGAGGAACTTGAAACAAAACTGAAGGAGATTTTTAAGAACTAA